Within the Mucilaginibacter sp. CSA2-8R genome, the region GACGACTTTGAAGACGAGCCATTAGATGATCTTGATGATGATGGCACACGTTACGACGATGACGACGACGATTATTAATTTTGTTTAATAACTGATATTTTTGTGCAGCATCCGGTTGTTCCGGATGCTTTTTCATTATCTGCCAGTACATCAACATGACCATTACCGAAGTCAGCGATAAAGATACCCGGAAAGCCTTTTTAAACACAGCACGGTATATATACCGAAACGACCCCAACTGGATTTGTCCGCTGGATAATGACGTGGAATCTGTATTTGACCCAAAGCGGAATGTGTTCTTTAATTTTGGTAATGCTAAACGCTGGATTTTAACCGGCGATGATGGCAAGCCCGCCGGGCGTATTGCTGCGTTCATCAACGAAAAAAAAGCATATAATTACGATAAACCTACCGGTGGTATTGGTTTTTTTGAGTGTATAGACAATGAAAAAGCAGCCTTTTTACTGTTTGATACCGCTAAAGATTGGCTAAAGCAGCAGGGCATGGCCGCTATGGATGGCCCTATCAATTTTGGTGAGAACGATATGTTTTGGGGACTGTTGGTGGAAGGTTTCATGCCACAATCTTACGGTATGAATTATCATCCGCCGTACTATAAAAAGCTTTTTGATGAATATGGCTTTACGTTGCTATATGAGCAAATTACTAACCATATAAGTGCTCATAAACCTTTTCCCGATAGATTTACTAAAATTGCTAATTGGGTAGCCCAAAAGCCCGGTTACACATTTAAGCATCTTAAAACTTCGGAGATAGAGCAGTTTGCCACCGACTTTATGGAGATTTACAATGATGCCTGGAAAAACTTCGAAAACTTTGTACCTATACAAAAGGCAACCATTTTTGAGACTTTTAGAAAAATGAAAGCTATTATGGATCCAAACCTAATTTGGTTTGCCTATGTAGACCATGAACCGGCTGCCTTTGTGGTGGTACTGCCGGATGCCAACCAAATGATTAAAACACTAAACGGAAAGCTCGACCTCATTGGTAAACTTAAGTTTTTATATTACCGTTGGAAAGGCGTAAACCGTATGCGGGCCGTAGTAATGGGCACGAAAACCAAGTTCCAGAAACATGGATTGGAATCAGTTTTGTTTATTAAACTAAAAGAGTATGTGCTGCCTTTAAAGCAGTATGATGAAATGGAACTATCGTGGGTAGGCGACTTTAACGATAAAATGCTGGCCTTGCACGAAGCAATGGGTGGTGTATTAGGGAAAAAACACGCCACCATGCGTTACATTTTTAATTAGATGATTGTGCTTAATTAATGAGTATATAACAAAATACTCATTTTAACGCCAAGCGCTAATGATTAAAAAAAGCCGGCAAGTAAAACCACTTACCGGCTTTCAAATTTATGCACTCACTTTATTTTGTCGAAGTTCTTCAAATAATTCGATTACTTTTTTCTGGAGATCAATAACTTCAGTTTCCCTATCCATCAGCTTTTTATTAACGTTCTCCAACTCATTAACGTACTTCTGCTCGTACTCTGCGTCGTTAAAGGTGAGTAATTGAACCACCGACATATCAAACAAATTAGATATCTGTTCTAATCTTGATAAGTTGATGTCGGTAATACCTGTTTCAATTTTTGAAAAAGCAGGGATTGAAATGTCCAGTCGTTTGGCCACATCTTCCTGACTCCAACCTTTTTGATGTCTTAATAGTCTAATTTTTTTGCCGAGTGTTTTCATTTTAATTTTAATATTTAGAATAGGGATTTCGCAATAGTTAAATAAAGATATACTATAACTTCATTTTTTCAAAGCCTGAGTTTATTTATCCCAGTAGTTTTTCTGTTAGTCTTGTTAAATCAAGACCGCCAAAATTTCCAGAACTCATTAATAATAAGTTCTTTCCGGTTAATTCTTGTTTCGCTAAATACTCTTTCAACTTTTCTGGCTGGTCAAAGTAAATTAGGTCTGGCCTCTTAATTGTACTTCTTACGAAACTTTCTTCGTAAGGTTGCATCTTTTTATGAAAAAAAGTTTCTGAATGGATAAAAATTATTGCTGTATCAGCTTCATCCATGCACCCTGCATATTCTCCTAAGAAATTTTTGTTCAGGCTACTGAAAGTGTGTAACTCCATGCATGCTACCAATTTACGCTCAGGAAACTGAGTTTTAACTGCATGAATAGTTGCTTTTAACTTAGAAGGCGAGTGTGCAAAATCTTTATAAATATTGGTACTGTCACTTTTCCCTAACAACTCCAAACGCCTGGCCGCACCTTTAAAAGTGCGCATGCTGCTGTAAAAATTATGCGAGGTAATACCTAATTGATTGCAAATATTTCTGGCAGCTTCGAGGTTGAGCAGGTTGTGCTCACCAAATACCTGCAATTCATACTTTTCATCCTCAAACAGCACCGTAGTAACGCCGTTGTTAACCTCATAGGCAGGTGCATGGTACGGAAACTTTTGTATCGCCGAGTTATCGCCGGCAATCACTTTCTCCAGCACTTCGTCATTACCTGCGTAAAACAAAGTACCATCAGGCTCCATGGTATTAATAAAGGTGGCGAACTGCTCAATGTAATTTTCAAACGTAGGAAACACGTTAATGTGATCCCAGGCAATACCGCTGATTACCGCCAGATTGGCGCGGTAAATGTGAAACTTTGGACGCCTGTCTATCGGAGATGACAGGTATTCATCACCTTCAATAATCATTAACGGCGCATCACTCAGCCCTACCATAGTAT harbors:
- a CDS encoding GNAT family N-acetyltransferase, which produces MTITEVSDKDTRKAFLNTARYIYRNDPNWICPLDNDVESVFDPKRNVFFNFGNAKRWILTGDDGKPAGRIAAFINEKKAYNYDKPTGGIGFFECIDNEKAAFLLFDTAKDWLKQQGMAAMDGPINFGENDMFWGLLVEGFMPQSYGMNYHPPYYKKLFDEYGFTLLYEQITNHISAHKPFPDRFTKIANWVAQKPGYTFKHLKTSEIEQFATDFMEIYNDAWKNFENFVPIQKATIFETFRKMKAIMDPNLIWFAYVDHEPAAFVVVLPDANQMIKTLNGKLDLIGKLKFLYYRWKGVNRMRAVVMGTKTKFQKHGLESVLFIKLKEYVLPLKQYDEMELSWVGDFNDKMLALHEAMGGVLGKKHATMRYIFN
- a CDS encoding helix-turn-helix transcriptional regulator: MKTLGKKIRLLRHQKGWSQEDVAKRLDISIPAFSKIETGITDINLSRLEQISNLFDMSVVQLLTFNDAEYEQKYVNELENVNKKLMDRETEVIDLQKKVIELFEELRQNKVSA
- a CDS encoding Mur ligase family protein, producing MKVHFIAIGGSAMHNLAIALHKKGFEVTGSDDAIFEPSVSRLARYNLLPPEYGWYPEKITSALDAIILGMHARPDNPELLAAQQAGLKIYSYPEYIYEQSKDKLRVVIGGSHGKTTITSMILHALQAAGKAFDYLVGAQLEGFDTMVGLSDAPLMIIEGDEYLSSPIDRRPKFHIYRANLAVISGIAWDHINVFPTFENYIEQFATFINTMEPDGTLFYAGNDEVLEKVIAGDNSAIQKFPYHAPAYEVNNGVTTVLFEDEKYELQVFGEHNLLNLEAARNICNQLGITSHNFYSSMRTFKGAARRLELLGKSDSTNIYKDFAHSPSKLKATIHAVKTQFPERKLVACMELHTFSSLNKNFLGEYAGCMDEADTAIIFIHSETFFHKKMQPYEESFVRSTIKRPDLIYFDQPEKLKEYLAKQELTGKNLLLMSSGNFGGLDLTRLTEKLLG